The following proteins are co-located in the Vigna unguiculata cultivar IT97K-499-35 chromosome 9, ASM411807v1, whole genome shotgun sequence genome:
- the LOC114163768 gene encoding uncharacterized protein At2g24330-like produces the protein MANDKVIDEGEKNESGGTNSSEGGKKKQKSFLSRIWNGILRLHGDDFEKRLQYISKEEAQVMTRMNSRSRSWRRISRHLIVFSVIFEVVAIVYAIMTTRSILMNWKMRALRVLPMFLLPALSSAAYAAFVSFTRMCDRRDQKILERLRAERQEKIDELKEKTNYYTTQQLIQRYDPDPAAKAAAATVLASKLGADSGLRVYLEDQLSPGAAIGKSNDVELTQSSGLRNRRQVQSRCTSPRAATPNPGDQQVGLGGSYQTQTFDDNQPVVVEHHQPQSSNTQDGGWIARIAALLVGEDPAQSYALICGNCYMHNGLARKEDFPFITYYCPHCRALNKPKQLDERISSLTSPNTGTPKTDNSSSDATKNIRASAAESIIAGSNPGSASSSEIGELTERASVDEKVD, from the exons ATGGCGAATGACAAAGTGATTGATGAAGGTGAGAAGAACGAGAGCGGTGGTACGAATTCCTCCGAGGGTGGGAAGAAGAAGCAAAAAAGCTTTTTGTCTCGAATTTGGAACGGGATACTTAGGTTACACGGTGATGATTTTGAGAAGAGACTCCAATACATTTCTAAAGAGGAGGCTCAGGTTATGACTAGGATGAACAGCAGATCACGATCCTGGAGGAGAATTTCCCGCCATCTTATTGTGTTTTCTGTCATATTTGAG GTTGTTGCTATAGTTTATGCTATTATGACAACAAGATCAATTCTTATGAATTGGAAAATGAGGGCACTGCGGGTTTTGCCAATGTTTCTTTTGCCTGCACTGTCATCCGCTGCCTATGCAGCATTTGTAAGCTTCACAAGGATGT GTGATCGCAGGGACCAGAAAATTCTTGAAAGGCTTCGAGCTGAAAGGCAAGAAAAAATTGATGAGCTCAAAGAAAAGACAAATTATTACACTACACAACAGCTCATTCAG AGATATGATCCAGACCCAGCTGCAAAAGCAGCTGCTGCAACTGTTTTAGCATCTAAGTTGGGTGCAGATTCTGGTTTGAGAGTGTACCTGGAAGATCAACTCAGTCCCGGTGCTGCAATAGGGAAGAGCAACGATGTTGAACTTACGCAGTCCTCTGGACTTCGAAATCGGAGACAAGTTCAATCTAGATGCACTAGTCCAAGGGCAGCCACACCAAATCCTGGTGATCAACAAGTTGGTCTTGGGGGAAGTTATCAAACCCAGACTTTTGACGACAATCAGCCTGTTGTTGTTGAACATCACCAACCTCAAAGTTCAAACACACAAGACGGTGGATGGATTGCACGAATTGCAGCTTTGCTTGTGGGTGAGGATCCAGCACAGTCTTATGCTCTCATATGTGGTAACTGCTATATGCATAATG GTCTAGCTCGGAAGGAGGATTTCCCATTTATCACATACTACTGCCCACACTGTCGTGCCCTAAACAAACCTAAGCAATTGGATGAGCGTATTTCTAGTCTTACTTCTCCAAACACAGGGACTCCGAAAACAGACAATAGTTCCTCTGATGCAACTAAGAATATTAGGGCTTCTGCCGCTGAGAGTATAATCGCAGGCAGTAATCCTGGAAGTGCTTCTAGCTCTGAGATCGGGGAACTAACAGAAAGGGCAAGTGTGGATGAGAAAGTTGATTAA
- the LOC114196038 gene encoding cryptochrome DASH, chloroplastic/mitochondrial yields the protein MAILHCTPLPFLSLRSTLYSSKCTLTSTLTHPTATKTRNPLFLAMNTLAKSEPVSSSGSSSSTYEVPELDANDMDRVAENTFRRYTWNTKRSGKGTAIVWFRNDLRVLDNEALYKAWLSSETVLPVYCVDPRLFATTYHFGFPKTGALRAQFLLECLVDLRKNLMKKGLNLLVQQGKPEEILPSLAKAFQAHTVYAQKETCSEEVNVERLVMEGLKQVGTSSEESSGVTVSKNILKLQLVWGTTMYHLDDLPFDATSLPDMYTQFRKIIEAKCTIRSCIKLPPSLGPPPLIEDWGCLPSLEQLGLGSQNVIKGMKFVGGETAGLSRVYEYFWKKDFLKVYKETRNGMLGPDYSTKFSPWLASGSLSPRFIYEEVKRYENERLANSSTYWVLFELIWRDYFRFLSVKYGNSLFHLGGPRKVHRNWSQDKNLFESWRDGCTGYPLVDANMKELSTTGFMSNRGRQIVCSFLVRDMGIDWRMGAEWFETCLLDYDPCSNYGNWTYGSGVGNDPREDRYFSIPKQAQTYDPEGEYVAYWLPQLRKIEKEKRNFPGNMYIPQIVPLKFGTMSGNNNYRSRGARRINDKGNERKWNRR from the exons ATGGCCATTCTCCACTGCACCCCACTTCCATTTCTTTCCCTCAGAAGCACCCTCTATTCCTCTAAGTGCACGTTAACCTCAACACTCACACACCCAACagcaacaaaaacaagaaaccCGTTGTTCCTGGCGATGAACACGCTCGCCAAATCCGAACCCGTGTCGTCTTCAGGCTCTTCCTCGTCAACTTACGAGGTGCCGGAGCTAGATGCTAACGACATGGACCGCGTTGCAGAAAACACGTTTCGTAGGTACACGTGGAACACCAAGAGGAGTGGCAAAGGAACGGCCATTGTGTGGTTCAGGAATGATCTCAGAGTTTTGGATAACGAGGCTCTCTACAAGGCATGGCTTTCCTCCGAAACCGTTTTACCTGTCTACTGCGTTGACCCTCGACTCTTTGCCACTACTTATCATTTCGGCTTTCCCAAAACCGGTG CATTGAGAGCGCAATTTCTCCTTGAATGTTTGGTGGACTTGAGGAAGAATTTGATGAAAAAAGGGCTTAATTTGCTTGTACAACAAGGGAAGCCTGAGGagattcttccttctcttgccAAAGCATTTCAAGCTCACACA GTGTATGCACAGAAAGAAACGTGCAGTGAGGAGGTGAATGTTGAAAGATTAGTCATGGAAGGTCTTAAACAAGTTGGAACATCATCAGAAGAATCCAGTGGTGTCACAGTTTCAAAAAACATCCTTAAATTGCAATTAGTTTGGGGTACCACTATGTACCATCTTGATGACCTCCCTTTTGATGCCACTTCTTTGCCAGATATGTATACTCAATTTCGCAAG ATTATTGAAGCCAAATGTACCATACGCTCATGCATCAAACTACCACCATCGCTAGGACCACCTCCCTTAATTGAGGATTGGGGATGCCTTCCTTCATTAGAGCAGCTTGGACTTGGCTCACAGAAT GTTATCAAGGGAATGAAGTTTGTGGGGGGTGAAACTGCAGGATTGAGCAGAGTATATGAATACTTCTGGAAGAAG GATTTTCTGAAGGTTTATAAAGAGACCAGGAATGGGATGTTAGGGCCTGATTATTCTACCAAATTCTCACCGTGGCTTGCCTCAGGAAGTTTGTCTCCTCGTTTCATATATGAAGAG GTAAAGAGATATGAGAACGAAAGACTAGCAAATAGTTCTACCTACTG GGTTTTGTTCGAGTTGATATGGAGGGATTACTTTAGGTTTTTGTCAGTGAAATATGGGAATTCGCTTTTCCATCTAG gTGGCCCTAGGAAAGTTCATCGCAACTGGAGCCAAGACAAGAACTTGTTTGAATCCTGGAGAGATGGTTGTACGGG GTATCCTCTCGTAGATGCCAACATGAAAGAACTATCGACTACAGGGTTTATGTCTAATCGAGGACGACAG ATTGTATGTTCCTTTCTTGTGCGTGATATGGGGATAGATTGGCGCATGGGGGCAGAATGGTTCGAGACTTGTCTTTTGGATTATGATCCATGTTCTAATTATGGAAACTGGACTTACGGATCAG GAGTTGGGAATGATCCCAGAGAAGATCGCTATTTCAGCATCCCAAAACAA gcaCAAACATATGACCCTGAAGGTGAGTATGTTGCATACTGGTTGCCACAGTTGCGAAAAATCGAAAAGGAGAAAAGGAATTTTCCTGGAAATATGTACATTCCTCAAATTGTGCCTCTCAAGTTTGGAACAATGAGTGGAAACAACAACTATAGGTCTCGTGGTGCAAGAAGAATCAACGATAaaggaaatgaaagaaaatggaACAGAAGATAA
- the LOC114196039 gene encoding protein FAM32A-like, with translation MSEYDNVVGGKLKLKGKALDVKACGIKKKKKRDKRYRNFSQTSSDIFGGNMSMDHHEDSRESVSFDDHLTPAERRFLHQTQKLELQRLAKMANKSHRDRIHEFNQYLANLTEHYDIPKVGPG, from the exons ATGTCAGAGTACGACAACGTCGTGGGTGGGAAATTGAAGCTGAAGGGAAAAGCGTTGGATGTAAAAGCTTGTGGgattaaaaagaagaagaaacgaGACAAGAGATACCGTAATTTCTCCCAAACTAGTTCTG ATATCTTTGGTGGAAACATGTCGATGGATCATCATGAAGACAGCAGAGAGAGTGTATCTTTTGATGATCATCTTACTCCAGCAGAAAGGCGATTTCTGCATCAGACACAGAAACTTGAGCTTCAAAGACTAGCAAAAATGGCAAACAAGTCTCATCGAGATAGAATTCATGAGTTCAATCAATATCTGGCCAACCTCACTGAGCATTATGATATTCCCAAAGTAGGACCTGGTTAA
- the LOC114164848 gene encoding flowering-promoting factor 1-like protein 1, giving the protein MSGVWVFKKEGFRLMENGEAERCRMKKKVLVHLASGEVVSSYGSLEQILSNLGWERYYGRDLQLYQFHKHSSTDLISLPKDFSKFTSVYMYDIVIKNPNVFHVRDN; this is encoded by the coding sequence ATGTCTGGGGTATGGGTATTCAAGAAAGAAGGGTTTCGTTTAATGGAGAATGGTGAAGCAGAGAGATGCAGAATGAAGAAAAAGGTTTTGGTTCACTTGGCAAGTGGTGAAGTGGTGTCTTCGTACGGTTCATTGGAGCAAATTCTGAGTAATTTAGGGTGGGAAAGGTACTATGGAAGAGACCTTCAACTGTACCAATTTCACAAGCATTCTTCCACTGACCTAATTTCCCTTCCCAAGGACTTCTCCAAGTTCACCTCTGTTTATATGTATGATATAGTCATCAAGAACCCTAATGTCTTCCATGTAAGGGATAACTGA
- the LOC114163711 gene encoding fasciclin-like arabinogalactan protein 14 produces MVPVSKVFLARLPVALLLALGTSIQGLDVLQALNNPKYEQFNKALTEANLVDKINALKSVTVLPLSNKAMASLAGKSPAFLKATVSTHVLIGYYDQRRIFDDVGSQIPIETLFQSSGLAKDKQGYVLVQQVNEGELVMGSAASPPGTVFTSALVQTVANNPEEFVAIELNEPILVPGIENLFSDVKVPLGAGEKAASPSALAPGQSSDASRLCMGLLGAASASAAFILGL; encoded by the exons ATGGTCCCTGTATcaaaagtcttcctggcaagacttccag TGGCTCTTCTTCTGGCCCTCGGCACAAGCATCCAAGGGTTGGATGTGCTGCAGGCGCTGAACAATCCTAAGTACGAGCAGTTCAACAAAGCCCTCACCGAGGCCAATCTGGTTGACAAAATAAACGCCCTGAAATCCGTCACCGTTCTCCCCCTCAGCAACAAGGCCATGGCTTCCCTCGCCGGAAAGTCACCGGCATTTTTGAAGGCCACCGTCAGCACGCACGTCCTCATCGGGTACTACGACCAGAGGAGGATTTTCGATGACGTTGGAAGTCAAATTCCCATCGAGACTCTCTTCCAATCCTCCGGTCTTGCCAAGGACAAACAGGGATACGTCCTCGTTCAGCAAGTGAACGAAGGCGAGTTGGTCATGGGATCCGCCGCCTCTCCTCCCGGCACAGTCTTCACTTCCGCACTTGTGCAAACCGTGGCGAATAACCCCGAAGAGTTTGTCGCTATTGAGCTCAACGAGCCCATTCTTGTACCTGGAATTGAGAATTTGTTCTCCGACGTTAAGGTTCCTCTTGGCGCCGGAGAAAAGGCAGCGTCTCCTTCGGCTCTCGCTCCCGGTCAAAGCAGCGACGCTTCACGTCTCTGCATGGGTCTCCTCGGTGCCGCTTCCGCTTCCGCCGCTTTCATCCTTGGCCTGTAA